One window of Mesorhizobium sp. WSM4904 genomic DNA carries:
- a CDS encoding type II secretion system F family protein has translation MTDQVVKTLTDPSFLIALLVGIAVFATVFTLMPALGGDQLKARMKTVALERDELRSKQRARLANEADRRRKGLREEQSIGMRNIVERLDLKRALADEGTLQKLKVAGFRGQNPLTRFLFFRLILPFIGFALAAIYLFLLGGLAQQPAFIKLFVCVLVAYGGFYAPILYVNNRATKRKQSIQLAWPDALDLLLICVESGMSVEAALRKVADEIGAQSVALAEEFVLTNAELSYLQDRKVAYENLASRTGLESVKSVSQALVQAERYGTPVAHALRVLASESRDMRMNAAEKKAAALPPKLTVPMILFFLPVLFAIILGPAGIQVSQRGIFGDQHSSSSQ, from the coding sequence ATGACAGACCAGGTCGTCAAGACGCTAACCGATCCTTCCTTCCTTATCGCGCTCCTGGTCGGCATCGCGGTTTTTGCGACCGTCTTCACGCTCATGCCCGCGCTCGGCGGCGATCAGCTCAAGGCGCGCATGAAAACCGTGGCGCTCGAACGCGACGAGCTGCGCTCCAAGCAGCGTGCGCGCCTTGCCAACGAGGCTGACCGCCGCCGCAAGGGGTTGCGCGAGGAGCAGTCGATCGGCATGCGCAACATCGTCGAGCGACTGGATCTCAAGCGCGCGCTTGCCGACGAAGGCACGCTGCAGAAGCTCAAGGTGGCGGGCTTCCGCGGCCAGAATCCGCTGACGCGCTTCCTGTTCTTCCGCCTGATCCTGCCCTTCATCGGATTTGCGCTCGCGGCGATCTACCTGTTCCTGCTCGGCGGTCTGGCGCAGCAGCCGGCTTTCATCAAGCTGTTCGTCTGCGTTCTTGTTGCCTATGGCGGCTTCTATGCGCCGATCCTCTACGTCAACAACCGCGCGACCAAGCGCAAGCAGTCGATCCAGCTGGCATGGCCGGACGCGCTCGACCTGTTGCTGATCTGCGTGGAGTCCGGCATGTCGGTGGAGGCGGCGCTTCGCAAGGTCGCCGACGAGATCGGCGCCCAGTCCGTGGCGCTCGCGGAGGAGTTCGTGCTTACCAATGCCGAACTCTCCTATCTGCAGGACCGCAAGGTAGCCTACGAGAACCTGGCGAGCCGCACCGGCCTGGAATCGGTGAAGTCGGTGTCCCAGGCCCTGGTTCAGGCGGAACGCTACGGCACGCCCGTGGCGCATGCGCTGCGCGTGCTGGCCTCGGAAAGCCGCGACATGCGCATGAACGCGGCAGAGAAGAAGGCCGCAGCGCTGCCGCCGAAGCTCACCGTGCCGATGATCCTGTTCTTCCTGCCGGTTCTGTTCGCCATCATCCTGGGTCCCGCCGGCATCCAGGTCAGCCAGCGCGGCATCTTCGGCGACCAGCACAGCTCCAGCAGTCAATAG
- a CDS encoding type II secretion system F family protein, whose translation MFGIDTTVLAFVVLAGLSAGAMAYAFLFTRIDNEKQAGKRLETIKTAETDRSVVKATRDRAAEAVRRRKTLQDSLKQLDEKQKTSDRNIKKPPLKAQIRQAGMTVPIERFYMYSVICGIALTFLAYLAGAPLLILPGALLAGALGLPRWFVSFRRTRRVKAFLEEFPNALDIIVRAVKSGLPLNDAIRLIANESPEPVRSEFRRIVDSQQMGLSIPDATLRMSETMPCTEAGFFGIVIQIQSQAGGNLSEALGNLSRVLRDRKKMKAKVQALSMEAKASAVIIGALPFVVAFLVYLSSPNYIMPLFTTSVGNLILGCSGVWMSIGIVVMRKMMNFEV comes from the coding sequence ATGTTCGGAATTGACACCACGGTTCTGGCTTTCGTCGTGCTTGCCGGCCTCAGCGCCGGCGCGATGGCCTATGCTTTCCTGTTCACGCGCATCGACAACGAAAAGCAGGCCGGCAAGCGGCTTGAAACAATCAAGACGGCAGAGACCGACCGGTCGGTGGTGAAGGCTACGCGCGACCGGGCCGCGGAAGCGGTCAGGCGGCGCAAGACCCTTCAGGATTCGCTCAAGCAGCTCGACGAGAAGCAGAAAACCAGCGACCGCAACATCAAGAAGCCGCCGCTGAAGGCCCAGATCCGCCAGGCCGGCATGACGGTTCCCATCGAGCGCTTCTACATGTACTCGGTGATCTGCGGCATCGCGCTGACCTTCCTTGCCTATCTCGCCGGAGCGCCGTTGCTCATCCTGCCTGGCGCGCTCTTGGCCGGGGCCCTCGGCCTGCCGCGCTGGTTCGTCTCGTTTCGCCGCACGCGCCGGGTGAAGGCTTTCCTGGAGGAGTTCCCGAACGCACTCGACATCATCGTGCGCGCGGTGAAATCCGGTCTGCCGCTGAACGATGCGATCCGCCTGATCGCCAACGAATCTCCGGAGCCGGTCCGCTCCGAGTTCCGCCGCATCGTCGATTCCCAGCAGATGGGTCTGTCGATCCCGGATGCCACGCTGCGCATGTCCGAGACCATGCCATGCACCGAGGCCGGCTTCTTCGGCATCGTCATCCAGATCCAGTCGCAGGCCGGCGGCAATCTCTCCGAGGCGCTTGGCAACCTCTCGCGCGTGCTGCGCGACCGCAAGAAGATGAAGGCCAAGGTGCAGGCGCTGTCGATGGAAGCGAAAGCGTCGGCCGTCATCATCGGCGCCTTGCCGTTCGTCGTCGCCTTTCTCGTCTATCTTTCGAGCCCGAACTACATCATGCCGCTGTTCACGACCAGTGTCGGCAATCTGATCCTCGGCTGTTCCGGCGTCTGGATGTCGATCGGCATCGTGGTGATGCGCAAGATGATGAATTTCGAAGTTTAG